From the Acidiferrobacteraceae bacterium genome, the window GCGAAGTTTCTGCATTTGATCAACAACCACCAAACTGGGAGGAGGCTTTTAATAATGAAAAAGACAAAAGTCAGTACCGTTATCATAATGCTGGGCGCGGTTTTTGGTATCGCCCTTTCTTCCACCGCCTTTGCCGATGACCCCCCCGACGGCAACCGCTACTTCAGTTTGCCCCGCTACTACAAGTCCGAGATTAGTGTGTCCGACACCTATCTGGCCATGACTAACCACAGGCACCAGAAGAACGAGGCCAAGCCGGTGTTAATCGACGTTCGCACTTTGCGGGAATACGCATCCGGTCACCCGATAGGTGCGTACAACGTGCCATTCCCCCACATCATCACAAAGAACGATCAGGATCCTTTGACGCTCTATTGGGAGGTCTACAGAATCGTTCATGGCAGAAGGGACACACCCATCTTCACCCTGTGTCGCACCGGACATCGCAGTGTACTGGCCGGCAATATCCTGGCCGATCCGGAGTCCAACGACGCTACCAAAGGTCAAGGCCTGCAACCATTCACCAACGTGCGAAACATCTGGGAGGGTTTTGTCGGACAGCCCAAGTATGCCTTCGACACCGGTACTGACCACATCCACCTGTTCAAATTGAAAACGGACGGCAGTGCTACAACGTACAAGTTGGAGAATGGCAAGCTAGTGGATCCAGAGACCGGGGTGCCTGTAACGGCTGATTTTGACGGCCCGGTTCAGCTCGACTTAAACAACGATGGCGTCATCAATTCGGACACTGCTGACGTTTACACCCAAACCAAGGACGCCAATCCGGACAAAGACGGCTGGCGTAACTTCGCGGGCCTACCCTGGACTACACACATTCAAGAGCCACTTGCCTATGAGCGTGCCCCGAGCCTATACGACGCGCTGAACCTGACGCCCGTTCAATAGGTTGCCCATCACGCATG encodes:
- a CDS encoding rhodanese-like domain-containing protein — protein: MKKTKVSTVIIMLGAVFGIALSSTAFADDPPDGNRYFSLPRYYKSEISVSDTYLAMTNHRHQKNEAKPVLIDVRTLREYASGHPIGAYNVPFPHIITKNDQDPLTLYWEVYRIVHGRRDTPIFTLCRTGHRSVLAGNILADPESNDATKGQGLQPFTNVRNIWEGFVGQPKYAFDTGTDHIHLFKLKTDGSATTYKLENGKLVDPETGVPVTADFDGPVQLDLNNDGVINSDTADVYTQTKDANPDKDGWRNFAGLPWTTHIQEPLAYERAPSLYDALNLTPVQ